From the Acetonema longum DSM 6540 genome, one window contains:
- a CDS encoding RidA family protein, whose amino-acid sequence MKEIIETQNAPKAIGPYSQARMFGDCLFTSGQIGIDPKTGEVVAGGIAAQARQVMENLRQILLAADMNFDDVLKTTVFLTSMDHFAAVNEIYGSYFTGKLPARSCVSVASLPKGVLVEIEVIAGSHHK is encoded by the coding sequence ATGAAAGAAATAATTGAAACGCAAAACGCCCCTAAGGCCATCGGCCCCTATTCACAGGCCAGGATGTTCGGTGACTGTCTGTTTACATCCGGTCAAATCGGCATTGATCCCAAAACCGGCGAGGTAGTAGCCGGAGGAATTGCGGCTCAGGCCAGACAGGTGATGGAAAACCTCAGGCAAATCCTGCTCGCCGCAGACATGAATTTTGACGATGTTTTAAAAACCACGGTTTTTCTTACCAGTATGGATCATTTTGCCGCTGTCAATGAAATCTACGGATCCTATTTTACCGGAAAATTGCCCGCTCGTTCGTGCGTAAGTGTAGCTAGCCTGCCTAAGGGAGTTTTGGTTGAAATCGAGGTAATCGCCGGCAGCCACCATAAATAA
- the ilvA gene encoding threonine ammonia-lyase produces the protein MDISLEDIKKARETLAGITVQTELAYTNTLSDLTGNRIYLKLENQQRTGSFKLRGAYNKVAHLSAEEKQHGIIASSAGNHAQGTALAGTLFGIPSTIVMPKNAPLTKVKATRGYGANVVLHGTVYDEAFAEAQRIQAEKQLTFIHPFNDPLVIAGQGTIGLEILEDLPDVEAVVVPIGGGGLIAGVALAIKTLKPSVKVIGVQTKNMPSMAEAIAQRKIVTCNGSPTIADGIAVKTPGELTFAMIQRYVDDIVTVDEEEIAGAILLLLERVKTIAEGAGAVAAAAVLNRLPGCQNRKMAAVISGGNIDVNMMSRIINQGMAKSGRKVAFTIVIPDKPGSLWRLLQLTAETGANVLNVTHHRENRNVPLGYATVELDLETADQEQIDAIKQLLEQHQYCVRIA, from the coding sequence ATGGATATCTCATTGGAAGACATCAAAAAGGCCAGAGAAACTCTGGCCGGAATCACGGTGCAGACCGAACTGGCTTACACCAATACCCTGAGCGACTTAACCGGCAATCGTATTTATTTAAAGCTGGAAAACCAGCAGCGTACCGGTTCTTTCAAGCTGAGAGGCGCTTACAACAAGGTCGCCCATTTAAGCGCCGAAGAAAAACAACATGGCATCATTGCCTCGTCCGCCGGTAATCATGCTCAGGGGACGGCTCTGGCAGGCACCCTGTTCGGGATTCCGTCCACCATTGTTATGCCCAAGAACGCTCCCTTGACGAAGGTTAAGGCCACCCGCGGCTACGGCGCCAATGTTGTTCTCCACGGAACCGTTTATGATGAAGCGTTTGCGGAGGCGCAGCGCATCCAGGCCGAAAAGCAGCTGACCTTTATTCATCCCTTCAACGATCCTCTGGTCATTGCCGGGCAGGGAACCATCGGCCTGGAAATTTTGGAAGATCTGCCGGATGTGGAGGCGGTTGTCGTACCGATTGGCGGCGGCGGGCTGATTGCCGGCGTCGCGTTGGCCATCAAAACGCTAAAACCCAGCGTAAAAGTCATCGGCGTTCAGACCAAAAACATGCCTTCCATGGCCGAGGCCATTGCGCAAAGAAAAATTGTTACCTGCAACGGCAGTCCTACGATTGCCGACGGTATTGCCGTGAAAACTCCCGGGGAGCTAACCTTTGCTATGATCCAGCGTTATGTGGATGACATTGTGACTGTCGATGAGGAAGAAATCGCCGGCGCTATTTTGCTCCTCCTGGAGCGGGTCAAAACCATTGCCGAGGGCGCGGGCGCCGTTGCCGCCGCAGCCGTGTTAAACAGGCTGCCGGGCTGCCAAAATCGCAAGATGGCGGCGGTCATCAGCGGCGGCAACATTGACGTGAATATGATGTCCCGTATTATTAATCAAGGCATGGCGAAATCGGGACGCAAGGTTGCCTTTACTATAGTCATTCCCGATAAACCCGGTTCGCTGTGGCGATTGCTCCAATTGACGGCCGAAACAGGCGCCAACGTGCTGAATGTCACCCACCACCGGGAAAACCGCAACGTGCCGTTAGGCTATGCGACGGTGGAATTGGATCTGGAGACCGCCGATCAGGAGCAGATCGACGCCATTAAGCAGCTTCTGGAACAACACCAATACTGCGTGAGGATTGCATAA
- the nifJ gene encoding pyruvate:ferredoxin (flavodoxin) oxidoreductase, whose product MNHTKKTMKTMDGNTAAAYVSYAFTDVAAIFPITPSSNMAESVDEWAAQGRKNIFGQTVEVVEMQSEGGAAGAVHGSLQAGALTTTYTASQGLLLMIPNMYKIAGELLPGVFHVSARVVGANAISIFGDHSDVMATRQTGFALLAESSVQQVMDLAAVAHLSAIKGRVPFLNFFDGFRTSHELQKIEILDYEDLAKLVDRQAVDAFRRRGLNPDHPVLRGTVQNSDIHFQQREVTNRYYQALPDIVEDYMGQISKLTGREYHLFNYYGASDADRIIIAMGSMCEAIEEVVDHLNANGEKVGLLTVHLYRPFSLKHFFRHIPRTVRKIAVLDRTKEMGAQAEPLYMDVQSAFYSGEWHPVIVGGRCGVGGKDVMPRHIQAVFENLKAEQPKDHFTVGIVDDVTHTSLPFGQDIDTTPAGTKACKFWGLGSDGTVGANKSAIKIIGDHTDMYAQAYFAYDSKKSGGVTVSHLRFGRQPIKAPYLIDKADFIACHNQSYVTKYDVLAGLKPGGRFLLNCAWNDRELDQHLPAAMKRYIFENKIEFYTIDAVGIAQKLGLGGRINMIMQAAFFKIADIIPVEAATGYLKEAVAKSYGNKGEKVVAMNNAAIDTGVNSLVKINVPAAWGNAQDIPGNLNVKKAPAFIENVLEPVNRQEGDSLPVSALLCVEDGTFPLGTAAYEKRGIAINVPEWQPDACIQCNQCAYVCPHAAIRPVLTGREEAAKAPAGFAAKQAVGIPDLSFSLAISPLDCTGCGNCAQICPAKEKALVMKPLDTQMQQAEIWEYAISLPPKANPLSKTTVKGSQFEQPLLEFSGACAGCGETPYAKLVTQLFGDRMMVANATGCSSVWAGSTPSVPYTTNHRGHGPAWGNSLFEDNAEFGLGMLLGVKQIRNKLVMDIEQAAWLNPNGEFRQACEEWLVNKDNGEGTRERADRLIALLEKTKGSDPLLNEIYQNRDFLVKRSQWIFGGDGWAYDIGFGGLDHVLASGENVNVLVFDTEVYSNTGGQSSKATPTAAIAKFAAGGKRTKKKDLGMIAMSYGYVYVAQIAMGADKNQTLKAIADAEAYPGPSLIIAYAPCINHGLKAGMASSQLEAKRAVDSGYWALYRYNPQLKEAGKNPFTLDSKEPTADFTEFLMGEVRYSSLRKQFPEMADRLFAKTEQDAKERLARYRQLADQ is encoded by the coding sequence ATGAATCATACAAAGAAAACAATGAAGACGATGGACGGCAATACGGCGGCAGCGTATGTTTCTTATGCTTTTACCGATGTGGCGGCGATTTTTCCCATCACGCCGTCGTCCAACATGGCCGAAAGTGTGGATGAGTGGGCTGCCCAAGGCAGAAAAAATATTTTCGGGCAGACGGTGGAAGTGGTGGAGATGCAGTCGGAAGGCGGCGCGGCCGGAGCGGTCCACGGTTCCCTTCAGGCTGGCGCCCTGACCACTACCTACACGGCATCTCAGGGATTGCTGCTGATGATTCCGAATATGTATAAGATTGCCGGCGAACTGCTGCCCGGTGTGTTTCATGTCAGCGCCAGGGTTGTCGGCGCCAATGCCATCAGCATTTTCGGCGATCATTCGGACGTTATGGCCACCAGGCAGACCGGCTTTGCCCTGCTGGCGGAAAGCAGCGTGCAGCAGGTTATGGATTTGGCGGCGGTGGCGCATTTGTCGGCCATTAAGGGGAGAGTGCCTTTTCTCAACTTTTTTGACGGCTTCCGGACTTCTCACGAGCTCCAGAAGATTGAAATTCTCGACTATGAAGATCTGGCGAAACTGGTAGACCGGCAGGCTGTAGACGCATTTCGCCGGCGGGGCTTAAACCCGGATCACCCGGTTCTGCGGGGAACGGTTCAAAATTCCGACATTCACTTCCAGCAGCGGGAGGTAACCAATCGGTATTATCAGGCCTTGCCTGATATCGTCGAAGACTACATGGGGCAAATATCCAAACTGACCGGACGGGAATATCATCTGTTCAACTATTACGGCGCGTCTGACGCCGACAGAATAATTATTGCCATGGGGTCCATGTGCGAAGCCATTGAGGAAGTAGTGGACCATCTGAATGCCAACGGCGAAAAGGTTGGTTTGCTGACGGTTCATTTGTACCGGCCTTTTTCCCTGAAACATTTCTTCCGGCATATTCCCAGGACAGTCAGGAAAATCGCCGTTCTGGACAGGACCAAAGAGATGGGAGCCCAGGCCGAGCCCTTATATATGGATGTACAATCCGCCTTTTACAGCGGCGAATGGCATCCGGTCATTGTCGGCGGCCGCTGCGGCGTTGGCGGCAAGGATGTCATGCCCCGGCATATCCAGGCTGTTTTTGAAAATCTTAAAGCCGAGCAGCCGAAAGATCATTTCACGGTCGGCATTGTCGACGATGTAACCCATACGTCGCTGCCTTTCGGGCAGGATATTGACACGACGCCGGCAGGGACCAAAGCCTGCAAGTTCTGGGGTCTGGGCTCGGACGGCACGGTGGGCGCCAATAAAAGCGCCATCAAGATTATCGGTGATCATACCGACATGTATGCGCAGGCTTATTTCGCCTATGACTCCAAAAAGTCCGGCGGCGTTACCGTTTCCCATCTACGGTTCGGCAGGCAGCCGATCAAAGCGCCGTATCTGATCGACAAGGCTGACTTCATTGCCTGCCACAACCAGTCTTATGTTACCAAATACGATGTATTGGCAGGATTAAAGCCAGGCGGCAGATTTTTGCTGAACTGCGCCTGGAATGACAGGGAACTGGATCAACACCTGCCTGCCGCTATGAAGCGTTATATTTTCGAGAACAAAATTGAATTCTATACGATTGATGCGGTCGGAATTGCTCAAAAGCTGGGTCTTGGCGGCAGGATCAACATGATTATGCAGGCGGCTTTCTTTAAAATTGCCGATATTATTCCGGTAGAGGCGGCCACCGGTTATCTTAAAGAGGCGGTTGCCAAATCCTACGGCAATAAAGGGGAAAAAGTGGTGGCGATGAATAACGCCGCCATTGACACCGGCGTAAACTCCCTGGTGAAAATCAATGTCCCGGCCGCCTGGGGAAATGCCCAGGACATCCCTGGCAATCTCAACGTCAAGAAAGCGCCGGCATTTATCGAGAACGTTCTCGAGCCGGTGAACCGGCAGGAAGGGGACTCACTGCCGGTAAGCGCCTTGCTTTGCGTGGAAGACGGGACCTTTCCCCTGGGGACGGCCGCTTATGAAAAACGGGGGATTGCCATTAACGTGCCGGAATGGCAGCCGGATGCCTGTATTCAGTGCAACCAATGCGCCTATGTCTGCCCCCACGCCGCCATTCGGCCGGTGCTTACCGGCCGGGAGGAAGCGGCAAAAGCGCCGGCAGGATTTGCGGCCAAGCAGGCTGTCGGGATTCCCGACCTGTCCTTCAGCCTGGCCATATCGCCGCTTGATTGTACCGGCTGCGGCAACTGCGCCCAGATTTGCCCGGCAAAGGAAAAAGCACTGGTCATGAAACCCCTTGATACCCAGATGCAGCAGGCCGAGATCTGGGAGTATGCCATCTCTCTGCCGCCGAAAGCCAATCCTCTATCTAAGACAACCGTGAAAGGCAGCCAGTTTGAGCAGCCGCTTCTGGAGTTTTCCGGCGCATGCGCCGGGTGCGGCGAAACCCCTTACGCTAAACTGGTGACCCAATTATTTGGCGACAGGATGATGGTAGCCAACGCTACCGGCTGTTCTTCCGTTTGGGCCGGCAGCACTCCCTCCGTCCCCTATACGACAAATCACCGGGGCCACGGTCCGGCCTGGGGGAATTCCTTGTTTGAAGATAATGCCGAATTCGGCCTGGGGATGCTGTTGGGCGTAAAACAGATCAGAAATAAGCTGGTCATGGATATTGAGCAGGCAGCCTGGCTGAATCCGAATGGGGAATTCCGGCAAGCCTGCGAAGAATGGCTGGTCAATAAGGATAACGGTGAAGGAACACGGGAGCGGGCTGACCGACTGATCGCCCTTCTTGAAAAGACAAAGGGCAGCGATCCGCTGCTCAATGAAATCTATCAGAACCGGGATTTCCTGGTCAAACGGTCTCAGTGGATATTCGGCGGCGACGGCTGGGCGTATGATATCGGTTTCGGCGGCCTGGACCATGTCCTGGCTTCGGGGGAAAACGTCAACGTGCTGGTTTTTGACACCGAGGTATACTCCAATACCGGCGGCCAGTCTTCCAAGGCTACGCCGACAGCGGCCATCGCCAAATTTGCCGCCGGCGGCAAACGGACCAAGAAAAAAGACCTGGGTATGATCGCTATGAGCTACGGCTATGTTTATGTGGCCCAGATCGCCATGGGCGCCGACAAGAATCAAACCCTCAAGGCCATTGCCGACGCCGAAGCGTATCCCGGCCCGTCCCTGATTATAGCCTACGCTCCCTGCATCAATCACGGCCTGAAAGCAGGCATGGCCTCCAGTCAGTTGGAAGCCAAACGGGCTGTTGACAGCGGCTATTGGGCGCTATACCGGTATAACCCGCAGCTGAAGGAGGCCGGTAAGAATCCGTTCACACTGGATTCCAAAGAACCCACCGCCGACTTTACTGAATTCCTCATGGGCGAAGTCCGGTATTCCTCTTTGCGAAAACAGTTTCCTGAGATGGCTGACCGTCTGTTTGCCAAAACTGAGCAGGACGCGAAAGAGCGGCTGGCCAGATACCGGCAATTGGCTGATCAGTAA
- a CDS encoding dicarboxylate/amino acid:cation symporter, with product MKKIGLLPRLIIGLVCGILLGYLSQEVFHTDFFVRLFATFNGIFGGFLSYVIPLIIIGFVAPGIAELGTGAGKLLGLTTFLAYASTIISGTFAYLVGNTFLSRIIGAVGGQASNPEDALVKAFFTVDMPPIMGVMTALITAFLFGLGMAVIKNKSLYDVTKDLQTIVEKVIQSVIIPLLPFHIAGIFANMTYAGEVARIMQIFGMVFVMIILTHLVILVFQYGVAGTAAGKNPIAALRNMIPAYLTAIGTQSSAATIPVTLRCAKNNGISHGVADFAIPLCATIHLSGSTITLTICAMAVMMMSGIPVSLSSFFPFILMLGVTMVAAPGVPGGAVMAALGLLQSMLGFTEAQLGLMIALYLTQDSFGTACNVTGDGAIALLTDKFAQTSTAPAGAGK from the coding sequence ATGAAAAAAATAGGACTGCTACCCAGATTGATCATTGGTCTTGTTTGTGGTATTCTACTGGGCTATCTTTCCCAAGAAGTTTTCCATACGGATTTTTTTGTCCGGCTCTTTGCCACTTTTAACGGAATCTTCGGCGGCTTTCTGTCTTATGTCATTCCCCTCATTATTATCGGTTTCGTGGCCCCAGGTATTGCCGAGCTGGGAACCGGCGCCGGCAAGCTGTTAGGCCTGACAACTTTTCTGGCCTATGCTTCCACCATTATTTCCGGCACCTTTGCCTATCTGGTGGGCAACACCTTCCTGTCCCGGATTATCGGCGCTGTCGGCGGCCAGGCATCCAATCCGGAAGATGCGCTGGTTAAAGCGTTTTTTACGGTGGACATGCCGCCCATTATGGGGGTAATGACGGCATTGATCACAGCGTTCCTGTTCGGTTTGGGTATGGCAGTTATCAAAAATAAATCCCTGTACGATGTCACCAAGGACTTACAAACCATTGTGGAAAAAGTGATTCAAAGCGTGATTATTCCTTTATTGCCGTTCCATATTGCCGGTATTTTCGCCAATATGACCTATGCCGGTGAAGTAGCGCGGATCATGCAGATCTTTGGCATGGTGTTCGTGATGATCATTCTCACCCATCTAGTTATTCTTGTATTTCAGTATGGGGTGGCCGGTACGGCAGCCGGGAAAAATCCCATTGCTGCACTCAGAAATATGATACCGGCCTATCTTACCGCAATTGGCACTCAATCTTCGGCAGCCACTATCCCGGTAACCCTGCGCTGTGCGAAAAATAACGGCATATCCCATGGTGTGGCCGATTTCGCCATTCCTCTCTGCGCTACCATTCACTTGTCAGGCAGCACCATTACCCTGACCATATGTGCTATGGCTGTCATGATGATGAGCGGTATTCCTGTTTCCTTGTCTTCCTTCTTCCCCTTTATTTTAATGCTGGGAGTAACCATGGTGGCGGCTCCCGGAGTTCCCGGCGGCGCTGTCATGGCGGCTCTGGGGCTCCTGCAGTCCATGCTGGGCTTTACCGAAGCGCAGCTGGGCCTGATGATTGCTTTGTATCTGACTCAGGACAGTTTCGGTACTGCCTGCAATGTTACCGGCGATGGAGCTATCGCTCTGCTCACCGATAAATTTGCCCAAACATCAACCGCGCCCGCAGGAGCCGGTAAATAA
- the sdaAB gene encoding L-serine ammonia-lyase, iron-sulfur-dependent subunit beta, whose product MNFFDVIGPVMIGPSSSHTAGAVRLGNMALAILGQDLQEAKIGLHGSFAETYRGHGTDLALIAGLQGWPPDDQRIPDSFAHASQQGIKYHFYPVQLGELAHPNSVLMDLTGKNGETCQVTGASVGGGRVVITNVDGFPLELTGEFPALLVVHQDRPGAIALVTAILSNRGVNIAQMRVFRKLRGGSALMVVETDEAVSDGELKAIAALPPVTAIRSIRAV is encoded by the coding sequence ATGAACTTCTTTGACGTAATCGGACCGGTGATGATCGGTCCTTCCAGCTCCCACACCGCCGGCGCGGTTCGGCTGGGCAATATGGCACTGGCGATTCTCGGGCAGGACCTGCAGGAGGCGAAAATCGGCCTGCACGGTTCTTTTGCCGAGACATACCGGGGGCATGGCACCGATCTGGCGCTGATCGCCGGACTTCAGGGCTGGCCGCCGGATGATCAACGAATCCCTGATTCCTTTGCTCATGCTTCCCAACAGGGAATCAAATATCATTTCTACCCGGTACAGCTTGGCGAGCTGGCTCATCCCAATTCCGTCCTGATGGATCTCACAGGAAAAAACGGCGAGACCTGTCAGGTAACGGGAGCGTCGGTGGGCGGCGGTCGGGTGGTGATCACCAATGTGGACGGATTTCCCCTGGAATTGACCGGTGAATTTCCTGCGCTGCTGGTCGTACACCAGGACAGGCCGGGGGCGATCGCCCTGGTGACGGCCATTTTGTCCAACCGGGGAGTTAACATTGCTCAGATGCGAGTTTTTCGTAAATTGCGGGGCGGGTCAGCCCTGATGGTCGTGGAGACGGATGAGGCGGTGAGCGACGGTGAACTGAAAGCGATTGCCGCCCTGCCGCCGGTAACCGCTATCCGCAGTATCCGGGCCGTTTGA
- the sdaAA gene encoding L-serine ammonia-lyase, iron-sulfur-dependent, subunit alpha encodes MKEKLSLELWLQAADNQRLSFADFCIQEQCRSLSVTEEAFMTRLLAMLTVMEESIAFGLTGVKSKGGLVGGDAQKLQEALSDARTVGGTVMSQLIIKALAVAEANAAMGRIVAAPTAGSSGVLPAVLFTLAEVRNLSRQEMAKGLAVAGNIGMVIASRASLAGAEGGCQAECGSAAAMAAGAAVTLCGGDSSAIGHAAAIALKNLLGLVCDPVAGLVEVPCVKRNVGAAVQAMAAAEMALAGIESVIPVDQVIDSMASIGAAMPCALKETAQGGLAVSPAGLEWNKKLFGK; translated from the coding sequence TTGAAAGAAAAGCTTTCACTTGAACTTTGGCTTCAGGCAGCGGATAACCAGCGACTGTCCTTCGCCGATTTTTGCATCCAGGAGCAATGCCGGTCACTGTCGGTGACGGAAGAGGCTTTTATGACCCGCTTGCTGGCTATGCTGACGGTAATGGAAGAATCCATAGCTTTTGGCCTTACCGGCGTGAAATCGAAGGGCGGACTGGTCGGCGGTGACGCGCAAAAATTGCAGGAAGCCTTGTCAGATGCCCGCACTGTCGGCGGTACAGTGATGTCCCAGCTGATCATAAAAGCTCTGGCGGTTGCCGAAGCCAACGCGGCCATGGGACGGATTGTGGCAGCGCCTACGGCCGGGTCCAGCGGGGTTTTGCCGGCAGTGCTGTTCACACTGGCTGAGGTCAGGAATTTATCAAGGCAGGAGATGGCAAAAGGCTTGGCGGTAGCGGGCAATATCGGCATGGTAATCGCCTCGCGGGCCTCCCTGGCCGGGGCCGAGGGCGGCTGCCAGGCGGAGTGCGGCTCAGCGGCAGCGATGGCGGCGGGAGCGGCTGTCACTTTATGCGGCGGCGATTCCTCCGCCATAGGTCATGCAGCGGCCATCGCCCTGAAAAATTTGCTGGGCTTGGTATGTGATCCTGTAGCCGGCCTGGTGGAGGTCCCCTGCGTTAAACGGAATGTCGGCGCTGCCGTGCAGGCGATGGCAGCGGCTGAAATGGCGCTGGCGGGCATAGAAAGCGTCATCCCGGTGGATCAGGTGATCGATAGCATGGCCTCGATCGGAGCTGCCATGCCCTGTGCCCTGAAGGAGACCGCTCAGGGAGGTCTGGCGGTTAGTCCGGCGGGCCTGGAATGGAATAAGAAGCTGTTCGGAAAATAA
- a CDS encoding quinone oxidoreductase family protein, whose translation MKTARKVMITDFGEPEKMSLQQVDLPAPAVGEVQLRQSAIGFNFIDIYQRKGNYPLPLPTGLGHEAAGVVEAVGADVTQFKPGDRVAYMNAGLGAYADYRNVPAEKLVHIPDNVSDEQVAAMLFKGMTAQYLLRKTHVVKAGEIVLVHAAAGGVGQILCRWAKALGAFVVGTAGSAEKCAVVKAAGADAALDYSKESWPADVLAATGGKKAQVVYDSVGKDTFLKSLDCAAPFGTVVVFGAASGPAPAIEPELLNKKGCLFLTRPSVFPHNADPAVFRENAAELFAAIAAGHVQASIGAKYKLEDIVAMHRAAEARTTQGASLIIP comes from the coding sequence ATGAAAACAGCGCGGAAAGTAATGATTACGGATTTCGGCGAGCCCGAAAAAATGTCGCTGCAGCAGGTGGATCTGCCGGCGCCGGCTGTCGGCGAGGTACAGCTTCGTCAATCAGCAATAGGTTTTAACTTTATTGATATTTATCAGCGCAAAGGGAATTATCCGCTGCCTCTGCCCACAGGCCTTGGCCATGAAGCCGCCGGCGTGGTGGAGGCTGTCGGGGCGGATGTGACTCAGTTTAAACCGGGGGATCGGGTGGCCTATATGAACGCCGGTCTGGGCGCTTATGCCGATTATCGCAATGTACCGGCGGAAAAGCTGGTGCATATTCCGGACAATGTTTCTGATGAGCAGGTGGCGGCTATGCTCTTCAAAGGCATGACGGCTCAGTATCTTTTGCGCAAAACCCATGTTGTCAAAGCGGGAGAAATTGTGCTTGTTCACGCTGCCGCCGGCGGCGTGGGTCAGATTCTTTGCCGCTGGGCCAAGGCCCTGGGAGCATTCGTCGTCGGCACTGCAGGTTCAGCGGAAAAATGCGCCGTTGTCAAAGCTGCCGGGGCTGACGCAGCCCTTGATTACTCCAAAGAGTCCTGGCCGGCGGACGTGCTGGCAGCCACCGGCGGTAAGAAGGCTCAGGTGGTTTATGACTCAGTAGGCAAAGATACCTTTTTGAAGTCGCTGGATTGCGCGGCGCCGTTTGGTACGGTAGTGGTCTTTGGTGCGGCATCGGGTCCGGCCCCGGCCATTGAACCGGAACTGCTCAATAAAAAAGGCTGCCTGTTTCTCACCCGGCCCTCGGTATTTCCTCATAACGCCGACCCAGCGGTATTCAGAGAAAACGCCGCAGAACTGTTTGCCGCTATTGCGGCCGGCCATGTCCAGGCAAGCATTGGCGCCAAATATAAACTAGAGGATATCGTTGCCATGCACCGGGCGGCTGAAGCCAGGACAACACAGGGAGCAAGCCTGATTATTCCCTGA
- a CDS encoding response regulator, with protein MRYFIADDDEAIRSMLEEIIEDNDLGEVAGVADNGFTVTARLLNMKAVDILIIDLLMPIRDGIQTVREVVPAFKGGIIMISQVEDKAMIGSAYSLGVHYYITKPINRLEVIGIIQKVREHLRLQEVIHNIEKNLNVLNIDKPVFHPPSVERNMSIMTSGQYLLTELGMISESGSSDLLAILHYLSTCEEQPAGQEIPPLKDIFAHVAVKRLGLPSPEPNAVKRETKAVEQRIRRAIFQGLHHLAALGVTDYTNPTFEKYAPAFFDFTEIRKIMLNMQNNTRGKTIPDRLCPQIHINIKKFVKVFFLASKKALQIP; from the coding sequence ATGCGTTACTTTATCGCGGATGATGATGAAGCCATTCGCTCCATGCTGGAAGAAATCATCGAAGACAATGATCTGGGTGAAGTCGCCGGAGTGGCAGATAACGGCTTCACCGTTACTGCCCGGCTGCTGAACATGAAAGCGGTTGACATCTTGATTATTGATTTATTAATGCCTATACGGGACGGCATTCAGACCGTGCGTGAAGTCGTCCCGGCCTTTAAAGGCGGAATCATTATGATCTCCCAGGTCGAAGATAAAGCAATGATCGGCAGCGCTTATTCGCTGGGCGTTCATTACTACATCACTAAACCGATCAATCGCCTGGAAGTCATCGGCATTATTCAGAAGGTGAGGGAGCATCTCCGGCTGCAGGAAGTCATCCATAACATTGAAAAAAACCTGAATGTGTTAAATATTGACAAACCCGTCTTCCATCCCCCCTCTGTCGAAAGAAATATGTCCATTATGACTTCAGGCCAATACTTATTGACTGAATTGGGGATGATCAGCGAAAGCGGCAGCAGTGACTTGCTCGCCATTTTACACTATTTATCCACCTGTGAAGAACAGCCAGCCGGACAGGAGATTCCACCCTTAAAGGATATCTTTGCCCATGTGGCCGTAAAAAGGCTCGGCCTCCCTTCTCCCGAGCCCAATGCTGTAAAAAGGGAAACCAAAGCGGTGGAACAGCGAATACGCCGTGCCATATTCCAGGGCTTGCATCATCTGGCCGCATTGGGCGTTACAGACTACACGAATCCCACATTTGAGAAATATGCTCCCGCCTTTTTTGACTTCACCGAAATTAGAAAAATCATGCTCAACATGCAAAATAATACCAGAGGCAAAACAATACCAGATCGTCTATGTCCCCAAATTCATATCAATATCAAGAAATTCGTAAAGGTATTTTTTCTGGCATCAAAAAAGGCGCTTCAAATCCCCTAA